One window from the genome of Lacerta agilis isolate rLacAgi1 chromosome 16, rLacAgi1.pri, whole genome shotgun sequence encodes:
- the CDKN2D gene encoding cyclin-dependent kinase 4 inhibitor D isoform X2 gives MQPGSAGDRLSGAAARGDTSEVRRLLFEELVQPDARNRFGKTALQVMMFGNVFVAQELLKQGANPNVRDESGTAPAHDAARTGFLDTLKILVEYGADVNVADASGSLPLHVAVREGHADVVLFLAPQSKLQHRDSDGRTPLELAQHLGLSHIQGILEQLLSAPA, from the exons ATGCAGCCGGGGAGCGCCGGGGACCGGCTCAGCGGGGCTGCCGCCCGGGGAGACACGAGCGAAGTGCGGCGCCTCCTCTTCGAAGAGCTGGTGCAGCCGGACGCGCGCAACCGCTTTGGCAAGACCGCGCTACAG gTGATGATGTTCGGGAACGTTTTCGTGGCGCAGGAGCTGCTGAAGCAAGGGGCCAACCCTAACGTCCGCGACGAGTCGGGCACGGCGCCCGCTCACGACGCTGCCCGCACGGGCTTCCTCGACACCTTGAAAATCCTGGTGGAATACGGCGCGGATGTCAACGTAGCGGATGCTTCCGGCTCGCTGCCCCTCCACGTTGCTGTCCGGGAAGGCCACGCGGACGTGGTCCTCTTCCTGGCACCGCAGTCCAAGTTGCAGCACCGAGACTCTGACGGGCGGACGCCGCTGGAACTCGCGCAACACCTGGGGCTTTCGCACATCCAGGGCATCCTTGAGCAGCTCCTCTCTGCCCCAGCTTAA
- the CDKN2D gene encoding cyclin-dependent kinase 4 inhibitor D isoform X1, whose protein sequence is MKSGRGERNNKARGGGAGGGGGGGGGAAADCGSCPGQARLQLGVVVGMQPGSAGDRLSGAAARGDTSEVRRLLFEELVQPDARNRFGKTALQVMMFGNVFVAQELLKQGANPNVRDESGTAPAHDAARTGFLDTLKILVEYGADVNVADASGSLPLHVAVREGHADVVLFLAPQSKLQHRDSDGRTPLELAQHLGLSHIQGILEQLLSAPA, encoded by the exons ATGAAATCGGGGCGGGGCGAAAGAAACAACAAGGCACGTGGGGGcggagccggaggaggaggaggaggaggaggaggggcggcgGCGGATTGCGGCTCCTGTCCGGGCCAGGCTAGGCTACAGCTCG GCGTCGTCGTGGGCATGCAGCCGGGGAGCGCCGGGGACCGGCTCAGCGGGGCTGCCGCCCGGGGAGACACGAGCGAAGTGCGGCGCCTCCTCTTCGAAGAGCTGGTGCAGCCGGACGCGCGCAACCGCTTTGGCAAGACCGCGCTACAG gTGATGATGTTCGGGAACGTTTTCGTGGCGCAGGAGCTGCTGAAGCAAGGGGCCAACCCTAACGTCCGCGACGAGTCGGGCACGGCGCCCGCTCACGACGCTGCCCGCACGGGCTTCCTCGACACCTTGAAAATCCTGGTGGAATACGGCGCGGATGTCAACGTAGCGGATGCTTCCGGCTCGCTGCCCCTCCACGTTGCTGTCCGGGAAGGCCACGCGGACGTGGTCCTCTTCCTGGCACCGCAGTCCAAGTTGCAGCACCGAGACTCTGACGGGCGGACGCCGCTGGAACTCGCGCAACACCTGGGGCTTTCGCACATCCAGGGCATCCTTGAGCAGCTCCTCTCTGCCCCAGCTTAA